In Archangium violaceum, the following are encoded in one genomic region:
- a CDS encoding serine/threonine-protein kinase has protein sequence MSTKDSQSAHGLAPTFMKEGAESPPVRRRPPPSLAARYEDIRFAGEGAMGTVYRAEDPRLGRPIALKLLKNSEPSLCRRFIAEARAQARIQHEHVCGVYEAGLADGEPYIVMQYIDGEPLSRVRERMTLEQQVKLLQEVATAVHEAHRQGMIHRDLKPGNILVERREDGTWKPYVVDFGLAREVAEQGQTQTGEVLGTPAYMSPEQANGDVHQLDRRTDVYSLGATLYDVIAGRPPYVSEHPWKLLLMSVQEDPPLLGQVKPGVPRDLETIVMKCLEREPARRYDSARALAEDLRRVLDGEPILAKQASWGYRLRKKALRHKLLTVSLGALVLGALGLGAAWVGAQRHAEEQARLARELGESVKEMELFLRAAYGLPLHDVERERDVVRARLVELEQHLRASGEAGRGPGHHALGLGYLALGEPARAREHLEKALAAGYSSASLEYALGRALGELFRRALEDTRRITQPRERQEKVALLDKELRAPALLHLRAAMGSRLEVPEYVEGLIALYEGNHEEAIAKAKAAFDKAPWMYEPKKLEGDALYAEGSKYRHDAAFDYEKMKGYFERASRAYRVASEMGRSDPSIHRAECELWEKMGWADSSRGLPPGPSFEAAEVACNRAVRSSSKEGEALVQRALVLLAQVHVLGGSVSKDTLPVVEEALKAAEEGMRARPRDVMAHYALAQALYLRARLLPALDREASMEPAIAAYQRVLSLEPGFTWAHNELGEAYLGEATRALAMGREATPLLEKASQQYEQALALDSKFALPVGGLLEASTVRLEAEIARRREAPEALQALFHALARLEQVGSSPQVVALWTARAHRLHAHHDFVLGRDPRPSLKKAFEVLRSVSGDPPEDSWLLAEWVLNRLLEAENERRQGGDPASALEKARASLRRVGEMNRPCARVTCETAIQLSPLLTRECQRFQTSKT, from the coding sequence ATGTCGACGAAGGACAGCCAGAGCGCTCACGGGCTCGCTCCGACTTTCATGAAGGAAGGGGCCGAGTCACCTCCCGTGCGCAGAAGGCCGCCTCCGTCCCTCGCCGCGCGGTACGAGGACATCCGCTTCGCTGGCGAAGGCGCGATGGGGACGGTGTACCGGGCGGAGGATCCGCGACTCGGCCGCCCCATCGCGCTGAAGCTCCTCAAGAACAGTGAGCCATCGCTCTGCCGGAGGTTCATCGCCGAGGCGCGGGCCCAGGCGCGCATCCAGCACGAGCACGTGTGCGGTGTGTACGAGGCCGGACTGGCGGATGGAGAGCCGTACATCGTGATGCAGTACATCGACGGGGAGCCGCTGTCGCGCGTGCGCGAGCGCATGACGCTCGAGCAGCAGGTGAAGCTGCTTCAGGAGGTCGCCACCGCGGTGCACGAGGCGCACCGGCAGGGGATGATCCACCGGGACCTCAAGCCGGGGAACATCCTCGTCGAGCGGCGCGAGGACGGGACGTGGAAGCCGTACGTGGTGGACTTCGGCCTGGCGCGCGAAGTCGCGGAGCAGGGGCAGACCCAGACGGGTGAGGTGCTCGGCACGCCCGCATACATGTCGCCGGAGCAGGCCAATGGGGACGTGCACCAGCTGGACCGCCGCACGGACGTGTACTCGCTGGGGGCGACGCTGTACGACGTGATCGCCGGCCGGCCCCCCTACGTCTCGGAGCACCCGTGGAAGTTGCTCCTGATGTCGGTACAGGAGGACCCGCCGCTGCTGGGGCAGGTGAAGCCGGGAGTCCCGAGGGACCTCGAGACCATCGTGATGAAGTGCCTCGAGCGGGAGCCGGCGCGCCGCTACGACTCCGCGCGGGCGCTCGCGGAGGATCTGCGGCGCGTCCTGGACGGCGAGCCCATCCTGGCGAAGCAGGCCTCCTGGGGTTACCGCCTCCGGAAGAAGGCACTCAGGCACAAGTTGCTCACGGTGAGCCTCGGGGCCCTCGTGCTGGGAGCGCTCGGACTTGGAGCCGCCTGGGTGGGTGCCCAGCGGCACGCGGAGGAGCAGGCGCGGCTGGCCCGCGAGCTGGGCGAGAGCGTGAAGGAGATGGAGCTGTTCCTCCGCGCGGCGTACGGGCTGCCGCTCCATGACGTGGAGCGAGAGCGGGACGTGGTGCGCGCCCGGCTCGTGGAGCTCGAACAGCACCTGCGCGCGTCGGGCGAGGCCGGACGAGGACCCGGACACCACGCGCTCGGGCTGGGGTACCTCGCGCTCGGAGAGCCCGCGCGGGCCCGGGAGCACCTGGAGAAGGCGCTCGCGGCCGGGTACTCGTCGGCGAGCCTCGAGTATGCGCTTGGGAGAGCGCTCGGAGAGCTCTTCCGGCGCGCCCTGGAGGACACCCGGCGCATCACCCAACCACGGGAGCGGCAGGAGAAGGTGGCGCTGCTCGACAAGGAGCTGCGCGCGCCCGCGCTCCTCCACCTGCGGGCGGCGATGGGGTCGAGGCTCGAGGTGCCCGAGTACGTGGAGGGATTGATCGCGCTGTACGAGGGCAACCACGAAGAGGCGATCGCGAAGGCGAAGGCGGCCTTCGACAAGGCCCCCTGGATGTACGAGCCGAAGAAGCTCGAGGGGGATGCGCTGTACGCCGAGGGCAGCAAGTACCGGCATGACGCGGCGTTCGACTACGAGAAGATGAAGGGCTACTTCGAGCGTGCCTCGCGGGCGTACCGGGTGGCATCGGAGATGGGCAGGAGCGACCCCTCCATCCACCGGGCGGAGTGCGAGCTCTGGGAGAAGATGGGGTGGGCGGACTCCTCGCGGGGCCTGCCGCCCGGCCCGTCCTTCGAGGCCGCGGAGGTGGCGTGCAACCGCGCGGTGCGTTCGAGCTCGAAGGAGGGCGAGGCCCTGGTGCAGCGGGCCCTCGTGCTCCTGGCGCAAGTGCATGTGCTGGGCGGCAGCGTCTCGAAGGACACGCTCCCCGTGGTGGAGGAGGCACTCAAGGCCGCCGAGGAGGGGATGAGAGCGCGCCCCCGGGATGTCATGGCCCATTATGCGCTGGCGCAGGCCCTCTACCTTCGGGCCCGGCTCCTGCCCGCGCTGGACCGCGAGGCGTCCATGGAGCCGGCCATCGCGGCGTACCAGCGAGTCCTCTCCCTGGAGCCGGGCTTCACCTGGGCCCACAACGAGCTGGGCGAGGCGTATCTCGGGGAGGCCACGAGAGCCCTCGCGATGGGACGGGAGGCCACGCCGCTGCTGGAAAAGGCCTCCCAACAATACGAGCAGGCCCTGGCGCTCGACTCCAAGTTCGCGCTGCCCGTGGGCGGATTGCTGGAGGCATCGACGGTCCGGCTCGAAGCGGAGATCGCCCGGAGGCGCGAGGCGCCCGAGGCGCTCCAGGCGCTCTTCCACGCACTGGCCCGGCTCGAACAGGTCGGCTCCAGCCCCCAGGTCGTCGCGCTGTGGACGGCGCGCGCGCATCGGCTCCACGCCCACCATGACTTCGTGCTCGGCCGGGATCCCCGTCCGTCGCTGAAGAAGGCATTCGAGGTGCTCCGCTCCGTCTCCGGAGACCCGCCAGAGGACTCCTGGCTGCTCGCGGAGTGGGTGCTGAACCGCCTCCTCGAAGCCGAGAACGAGCGGCGCCAGGGGGGGGATCCAGCGTCGGCCCTGGAGAAGGCACGGGCCTCGCTGCGAAGGGTCGGCGAGATGAACAGACCGTGTGCCAGGGTGACCTGCGAGACAGCGATTCAGCTGAGCCCGCTCCTGACCCGCGAGTGTCAGCGATTCCAGACATCCAAGACGTGA
- a CDS encoding glutathione S-transferase family protein: MTRIKVSAFRWVPPFAQGLVRDLRVRWALEEAGLAYEERLIGPEDQKSESYRRLQPFGQVPAYEEDGLVLFESGAIVMHIAERTEALMPSEPGARARAKTWMFAALNTVEPQIQNLAEIDLFNPGEEWAKLRRPAAVEAVKERLESLSAWLDGKDHLEERFTAADLLMTTVLRILRHTELVAEFPVLHAYCQRCEARPAFRKALADQMAPFARNAPPGR, translated from the coding sequence ATGACCAGGATCAAGGTGAGCGCATTTCGCTGGGTACCGCCTTTCGCACAGGGTCTGGTGCGGGATCTGCGCGTGCGCTGGGCACTCGAGGAGGCGGGCCTCGCCTATGAGGAGCGGCTGATCGGACCGGAGGATCAGAAGTCCGAGTCCTATCGTCGCCTTCAGCCTTTCGGGCAGGTGCCCGCCTACGAGGAGGACGGGCTGGTGCTGTTCGAGTCCGGTGCCATCGTGATGCATATCGCCGAGCGGACCGAGGCGCTGATGCCCTCCGAGCCTGGCGCCCGGGCGCGCGCGAAGACGTGGATGTTCGCGGCGCTGAACACGGTGGAGCCGCAGATCCAGAATCTCGCCGAGATCGACCTGTTCAACCCCGGAGAGGAATGGGCGAAGCTGCGTCGTCCGGCGGCGGTCGAGGCGGTGAAGGAACGGCTGGAGAGTCTGTCCGCCTGGTTGGACGGGAAGGACCATCTCGAGGAGCGCTTCACCGCGGCGGACCTGCTCATGACCACGGTGCTGCGCATTCTGCGCCACACGGAGCTGGTCGCGGAGTTCCCGGTGCTCCATGCCTACTGCCAGCGGTGTGAGGCCCGGCCGGCGTTCCGCAAGGCGCTGGCCGACCAGATGGCGCCCTTCGCCAGGAACGCGCCTCCCGGAAGATGA
- a CDS encoding glycosyltransferase, with the protein MFLLLLTVASALYSLTLAVLLLRVMRALPRLQRMNAPPPARWPRVSLVMPARNEEHTLESAMRSKLGNTYPELELVLVDDRSTDATGAVADTFARAEPRLQVVHVEHLPEGWLGKVHAMQRGLERASGEWVLFSDADVHLVPGALEKIIAHAEHEGLGHVCVLPEITCSGFVLQMTLVSMFRLLCVSTRMWAVSDPRSSASMGAGAFNLVRRSALERTPGLEWLKMEIVDDVALGMMLKRSGAKSAVLSGRGGVSLEFYPSLGAFTRAIEKSGASFPFPALLLGNVLLVMFECGFLAGVVSGRPALVLLGVGTWALGSVMTWAFSVWSGFPRAPAPLAFLGVLPAAWAAIRSAVLALVRGGVVWRGTFYPTSVVRAGQRMGR; encoded by the coding sequence ATGTTCCTCCTCCTCCTCACCGTCGCCAGTGCCCTCTATTCGCTCACCCTGGCCGTCCTGCTGCTCCGGGTCATGCGTGCCCTGCCCCGGCTCCAGCGGATGAACGCACCGCCACCCGCGCGGTGGCCTCGGGTGTCGCTCGTCATGCCCGCGCGGAACGAGGAGCACACGCTGGAGTCCGCCATGCGCTCCAAGCTGGGGAACACCTATCCGGAGCTCGAGCTGGTGCTGGTGGATGACCGCTCGACGGATGCGACGGGAGCCGTCGCCGACACCTTCGCCCGGGCCGAGCCCCGGCTCCAGGTGGTGCACGTCGAGCACCTTCCGGAGGGATGGCTCGGCAAGGTCCACGCCATGCAGCGGGGGCTGGAACGCGCGAGCGGCGAGTGGGTCCTCTTCAGCGACGCGGACGTCCACCTGGTCCCGGGAGCCCTGGAGAAGATCATCGCCCACGCGGAACACGAGGGGCTCGGCCATGTCTGCGTCCTGCCCGAGATCACCTGCTCCGGCTTCGTGCTCCAGATGACCCTCGTCTCCATGTTCCGGCTCCTGTGCGTGAGCACCCGGATGTGGGCGGTGTCCGATCCGCGCTCGTCCGCCTCCATGGGGGCTGGCGCCTTCAACCTCGTGCGCCGCTCGGCCCTGGAGCGCACACCCGGGCTGGAGTGGCTGAAGATGGAGATCGTCGACGACGTCGCGCTCGGAATGATGCTCAAGCGCTCCGGCGCGAAGTCGGCCGTGCTCAGCGGCCGCGGCGGCGTGAGCCTCGAGTTCTACCCGTCCCTGGGCGCCTTCACCCGAGCGATAGAAAAGAGCGGCGCGTCCTTTCCCTTCCCCGCGCTCCTGTTGGGCAACGTGCTCCTGGTGATGTTCGAGTGCGGGTTCCTGGCGGGAGTGGTCTCGGGACGCCCGGCGCTCGTGCTCCTGGGGGTGGGAACGTGGGCGCTGGGCTCCGTGATGACCTGGGCCTTCAGTGTCTGGTCAGGCTTTCCCCGAGCGCCCGCGCCACTGGCCTTCCTCGGCGTCCTGCCCGCCGCCTGGGCCGCCATCCGCTCGGCGGTGCTGGCGCTCGTGCGCGGGGGCGTCGTCTGGCGTGGGACGTTCTACCCGACGTCCGTGGTGCGCGCCGGACAACGCATGGGGCGCTGA
- a CDS encoding ATP-binding protein, whose translation MASSSELKPLPPEEPTPPKPVETRRGPHIWLTPLLDGFLSEHLSKAPPSELLRYRVLIGTTLFSVLFTGLFLLFTPFQPSHVPTMVVGLCYLAVLVLARRATSLALPGLLLSAASTLGWVSSNLINGAPLGGTHASAMLLPAIAVYLAGPRPGFFITAVLCLFAGFIIPLYRIHIGADLGPYTLETFWNAHITAAVSLLGAWLLGTLHSTARDAAHEALERTLKTLRESEGKLLSVVESTDDLICALDTNRHVITANAAIRRAYRVIHGREFQPGQEFFTGTPPEFQARWSPRLDRAFAGQRLRLEDDDWMGDKPVVMDVSVSPIVAEEGRVTGVTLFTRDITERKQAEARLKEMHRTLVDISRQAGMAEVATGVLHNVGNTLNSVNISTGLLKDQLRTSRLSGLLKAARLLREHASDFGAFLTRDPRGQRLPGYLIALSEQLEKERETMSKELDSLSESVDHIKSIVSMQQRHARSAGVVEQLPVPVLIEEALRLHAGSLEREGIHIEREYAEVPPIFVDRHKLLQILINLLSNARHALLESSTPDKRLRIRIRQNAGGERLVIEVSDNGVGIPPEHLTRLFSQGFTTRKSGHGFGLHISALAALEMKGSLTCTSAGPGQGATFTLDLPMEGDTEE comes from the coding sequence ATGGCGAGTTCATCCGAGTTGAAGCCCCTCCCCCCCGAAGAACCCACGCCGCCCAAGCCGGTCGAAACACGACGAGGGCCGCACATCTGGCTCACGCCCCTGTTGGACGGGTTCCTCTCGGAACACCTGAGCAAGGCGCCCCCCTCCGAGCTCCTCCGGTACCGGGTGCTGATCGGCACCACCCTGTTCTCCGTCCTCTTCACGGGGCTGTTCCTGCTGTTCACCCCCTTCCAGCCCTCCCACGTGCCCACGATGGTCGTGGGCCTGTGCTACCTGGCCGTGCTCGTGCTGGCACGCAGGGCCACCTCGCTCGCCCTCCCAGGGCTGCTCCTGAGCGCGGCCTCGACGCTGGGGTGGGTATCCTCCAACCTCATCAACGGTGCCCCCCTGGGGGGGACTCATGCCTCGGCGATGCTGCTCCCCGCCATCGCGGTCTATCTGGCGGGCCCCCGCCCGGGGTTCTTCATCACGGCCGTCCTCTGCCTGTTCGCGGGGTTCATCATCCCGCTCTATCGCATTCACATCGGCGCCGACCTCGGGCCCTACACCCTCGAGACGTTCTGGAACGCGCACATCACCGCGGCCGTCTCCCTTCTGGGAGCATGGCTGCTGGGGACGCTGCACAGCACCGCGCGCGATGCGGCCCACGAGGCACTCGAGCGGACGCTGAAGACCCTGCGGGAGAGTGAGGGCAAGTTGCTCAGCGTCGTCGAGAGCACCGACGACCTGATCTGCGCGCTCGACACCAACAGGCACGTCATCACCGCCAACGCGGCGATACGGCGGGCCTACCGCGTCATTCACGGCCGGGAGTTCCAGCCCGGGCAGGAGTTCTTCACCGGAACGCCGCCGGAGTTCCAGGCACGCTGGTCCCCTCGGCTCGACAGGGCGTTCGCCGGGCAGCGACTGAGGCTCGAGGATGATGACTGGATGGGGGACAAGCCCGTCGTGATGGATGTCTCCGTCAGTCCCATCGTGGCGGAGGAAGGCCGGGTGACGGGCGTGACCCTCTTCACGCGCGACATCACCGAGCGCAAGCAGGCCGAGGCCCGGCTGAAGGAGATGCACCGCACCCTGGTGGACATCTCGCGCCAGGCGGGCATGGCCGAGGTCGCCACGGGCGTGTTGCACAACGTGGGCAACACGCTCAACAGCGTCAACATCTCGACGGGCCTGCTGAAAGACCAGCTACGCACCTCGCGGCTCTCCGGCCTGCTCAAGGCCGCCCGGTTGCTGCGCGAGCACGCCTCGGATTTCGGCGCCTTCCTCACGAGGGATCCGCGCGGGCAACGGCTCCCGGGCTACCTCATCGCTCTCTCGGAGCAGTTGGAGAAGGAGCGCGAGACGATGAGCAAGGAGCTCGACTCCCTGAGCGAGAGTGTCGATCACATCAAATCCATCGTGAGCATGCAGCAGCGGCACGCGCGTTCCGCCGGGGTGGTGGAGCAGCTGCCGGTGCCCGTGCTCATCGAGGAGGCCCTGCGCCTGCACGCGGGCTCGCTCGAGCGCGAGGGCATCCACATCGAGCGGGAGTACGCCGAGGTTCCTCCCATCTTCGTGGATCGACACAAGCTGTTGCAAATCCTCATCAACCTGCTGAGCAACGCGAGGCATGCGCTGCTGGAGAGCAGTACCCCGGACAAGCGCTTGCGCATCCGCATCCGCCAGAATGCCGGAGGAGAGCGGTTGGTCATCGAGGTGTCCGACAATGGCGTGGGCATCCCGCCGGAGCACCTGACGCGCCTCTTCTCCCAGGGCTTCACGACGAGGAAGAGCGGGCACGGCTTCGGGCTGCACATCAGCGCGTTGGCGGCCCTCGAGATGAAGGGGAGCCTCACCTGCACGAGCGCCGGCCCCGGCCAGGGCGCCACCTTCACGTTGGATCTACCGATGGAGGGAGACACCGAGGAATAG
- a CDS encoding alpha/beta hydrolase: MRRPLSLSSVTRVLGLALALSCLGEAHAEFQELLRPESAPPLVEDPGPRSCTSFRYPVALVRGRPAHHEVAAELCVPAEHSRDTVLLTVHGSTYSSLYWDFPYQPERYSFVRHANAAGYATLNIDRIGSRDSDRPLSLAVNLTAQAYVGHQLVQALRNGAFGHAWSRVVLVGHSLGSIISIAQSATYHDVEGLVVTGWLHTLSPRFPLSLPNYIPAALDPRFAGAGLDLGYLTTRPGSRGGMFYHLTNTDPAVLALDEATKETTTELEVVGIPVVGSAAFSLQVDVPVLSVVGRYDKLFCGIPACGDFPSATTLEPLMYSPAAQLSLVTIPASGHDLNLHRNAPTTYAVILDWLDARFAPYRN, translated from the coding sequence ATGCGCCGTCCTCTTTCCCTGTCATCCGTCACGCGGGTGCTCGGGCTCGCGCTCGCACTCAGCTGCCTGGGTGAGGCCCACGCGGAGTTCCAGGAACTGCTGAGGCCCGAGAGCGCGCCCCCCCTCGTGGAAGACCCCGGCCCACGGAGCTGCACCTCATTCCGGTACCCCGTCGCGCTCGTCCGGGGAAGACCCGCGCATCACGAGGTCGCCGCCGAGCTCTGCGTGCCCGCCGAGCACTCGCGAGACACGGTGCTGCTCACCGTGCATGGCTCGACGTACTCCAGCCTGTACTGGGACTTCCCGTACCAGCCCGAGCGCTACTCGTTCGTGCGCCACGCCAACGCCGCGGGCTACGCGACGCTGAACATCGATCGCATTGGCAGCCGCGACAGCGACCGGCCCCTTTCACTCGCCGTCAACCTGACCGCACAGGCCTACGTGGGCCACCAGCTCGTGCAGGCCCTGCGCAACGGTGCGTTCGGACATGCGTGGAGCCGCGTGGTGCTCGTCGGCCACTCCCTGGGCTCCATCATCTCGATCGCGCAGAGCGCGACGTACCACGACGTGGAGGGACTCGTCGTCACCGGCTGGCTGCATACCCTCAGCCCCCGCTTCCCCCTGTCCCTGCCGAACTACATCCCCGCGGCCCTGGATCCCCGCTTCGCGGGCGCGGGCCTCGACCTGGGCTATCTCACGACGCGTCCCGGCAGCCGGGGCGGGATGTTCTACCACCTGACCAACACGGACCCCGCGGTGCTCGCGCTGGACGAAGCGACGAAGGAGACCACCACCGAGCTCGAGGTCGTCGGCATTCCGGTGGTCGGCAGCGCGGCCTTCAGCCTCCAGGTCGACGTGCCGGTGCTCAGCGTCGTCGGGCGCTACGACAAGCTCTTCTGCGGCATCCCCGCGTGCGGCGACTTCCCGAGCGCCACGACGCTGGAGCCCCTCATGTACTCGCCAGCCGCCCAGCTCTCGCTCGTCACCATCCCGGCGTCGGGCCACGACCTGAACCTCCACCGCAACGCGCCCACGACATACGCGGTCATCCTGGACTGGCTCGACGCGCGCTTCGCTCCGTACAGGAATTGA
- a CDS encoding VOC family protein, which translates to MIELRACIDVDDLEKAIAFYTEALGLTVGRRLGSDWAELLGASSPIDLLSKPVGSTASPSASSARDYRRHWTPVHLDFTVTDLDTVVQRARAAGATLERDIQEREWGRMANLADPFGHGFCLLEFRGRGYDALTGG; encoded by the coding sequence ATGATCGAACTGCGTGCCTGCATCGATGTCGACGACCTGGAGAAGGCCATCGCGTTCTACACCGAGGCTCTCGGGTTGACGGTCGGGCGTCGGCTGGGCTCCGACTGGGCCGAGTTGCTCGGGGCCTCGTCTCCCATCGACCTGCTCTCCAAGCCAGTGGGGAGCACGGCCTCCCCGAGCGCCTCCTCCGCGCGGGATTACCGCCGGCATTGGACGCCCGTGCACCTGGACTTCACCGTCACCGACCTCGACACGGTGGTGCAGCGGGCCCGGGCCGCGGGCGCGACGCTCGAACGGGACATCCAGGAGCGCGAGTGGGGCCGCATGGCCAACCTGGCGGACCCCTTCGGGCATGGCTTCTGCCTGCTCGAGTTCCGGGGGCGCGGCTACGACGCGCTCACCGGAGGCTGA
- a CDS encoding VIT domain-containing protein, whose translation MRAALAALIVCLLSVPASAQEPASHDTPCPAPASPLSSGAITQGTLVAKLRHHASAQGCPESQPQHFSLKHTEVDAEVSGFLASVTVTQVFENPYSEPLEALYVFPLPEKAAVDAMELVIGQRVIRGVIQTREQARDTYERARAEGRTAALLDQERPNLFTQSVANVLPGEEIRVRIHYVERLVYESGKYRFDFPMTVGPRFIGGEPLAFRQGEGTAPDTTTVPDASRITPPVLPPEARSGRDIHLSVRLDAGLPVHELRSTSHQVTVTREGSSRARVELAPNDRIPNKTFTLEYRVADALIRPAVLMHREPGADEGYFLVLLNPQLEPKQEEVVPRELYLVLDTSCSQSGQPIEKSKAITAEVLRHLHPEDTFQVLNFDTSVTKFAPAAVPASPENVARALPYVANFWGGGGTDVRVAAQEAMVPANDPARLRMVLFMTDGFIGDDDQVLGTLQQHLREETRVFSVGVGNDVNRYLVARMGEVGRGASTFVNLRRPEAEVAQEFESRIRGPVLTSVRVDTDGLPVSDVYPRVLPDLFSGQPLFLIGKFHGSGDGLLRITGRVRGQERHFDVPVTFPASAPEHASLRSLWARQRIEELSVENYRGEKPEVVQAITATALQYRLMSKYTSFVAVEEVARTQPGGDTVREMVPVELPEGTSYAGVFGELSREEIPPGDPIISVVAPRNARRVTAYFPFGLVKPLTFDAATGLWRGRFLVPLFVEDGYYDVLVAVEMRDGTVRRREVRYRLDSKGNDFEVTLSTRVLAPGQALRLEVDAVEATRELSVYGELFGDEQLLLETRDGLRFSRELVVPAGTEPGEYELVLVARDAAGNRFERREKVRVALRVEE comes from the coding sequence ATGCGAGCCGCACTCGCCGCGCTCATCGTCTGCCTTCTGTCCGTCCCCGCCTCCGCGCAGGAGCCGGCGTCGCACGACACGCCCTGCCCCGCTCCCGCCTCGCCCCTGAGCTCCGGCGCCATCACCCAGGGCACCCTCGTGGCGAAGCTCCGCCACCACGCCTCCGCCCAGGGCTGCCCCGAGTCCCAGCCCCAGCACTTCAGCCTCAAGCACACCGAGGTGGACGCCGAGGTGAGCGGCTTCCTCGCCAGCGTCACCGTCACCCAGGTCTTCGAGAACCCCTACTCCGAGCCGCTCGAGGCCCTCTACGTCTTCCCGCTGCCGGAGAAGGCCGCGGTGGATGCCATGGAGCTCGTCATCGGCCAGCGCGTCATCCGCGGCGTCATCCAGACCCGTGAGCAGGCTCGCGACACCTACGAGCGCGCCCGCGCCGAGGGCAGGACGGCCGCGCTGCTCGACCAGGAGCGCCCCAACCTCTTCACCCAGTCCGTGGCCAACGTCCTCCCCGGAGAGGAGATCCGCGTGCGCATCCACTACGTGGAGCGGCTCGTCTACGAGAGCGGGAAGTACCGATTCGACTTCCCCATGACGGTGGGGCCGCGCTTCATCGGCGGTGAGCCCCTGGCCTTCCGCCAGGGCGAGGGCACCGCGCCCGACACCACCACCGTCCCCGACGCCAGCCGCATCACCCCGCCCGTGCTGCCCCCCGAGGCGCGCAGCGGCCGTGACATCCACCTCTCCGTGCGTCTGGACGCGGGCCTGCCCGTGCACGAGCTGCGCTCCACCTCGCACCAGGTGACGGTGACGCGCGAGGGCTCCAGCCGCGCCCGCGTGGAGCTCGCCCCCAACGACCGCATCCCCAACAAGACCTTCACCCTGGAGTACCGCGTCGCCGACGCCCTCATCCGCCCCGCCGTGCTCATGCACCGCGAGCCCGGCGCCGACGAGGGCTACTTCCTCGTGCTCCTCAACCCGCAGCTCGAGCCCAAGCAGGAGGAGGTGGTGCCTCGCGAGCTGTACCTGGTGCTGGACACCTCGTGCTCCCAGTCCGGCCAGCCCATCGAGAAGTCCAAGGCCATCACCGCCGAGGTGCTGCGCCACCTCCACCCCGAGGACACCTTCCAGGTGCTCAACTTCGACACGTCGGTGACGAAGTTCGCCCCCGCCGCGGTGCCCGCCTCGCCGGAGAACGTGGCTCGCGCCCTGCCCTACGTGGCCAACTTCTGGGGCGGCGGCGGCACGGACGTGCGCGTGGCGGCCCAGGAGGCCATGGTGCCCGCCAACGACCCCGCCCGCCTGCGCATGGTGCTGTTCATGACGGACGGCTTCATCGGCGATGACGACCAGGTGCTCGGCACCCTCCAGCAGCACCTGCGCGAGGAGACGCGCGTCTTCAGCGTGGGCGTGGGCAACGACGTCAACCGCTACCTCGTCGCCAGGATGGGCGAGGTGGGCCGTGGCGCCTCCACCTTCGTCAACCTCCGCCGCCCCGAGGCCGAGGTGGCCCAGGAGTTCGAGTCGCGCATCCGCGGCCCGGTGTTGACCTCGGTGCGCGTGGACACGGACGGGCTGCCGGTGTCGGACGTCTACCCGCGCGTGCTGCCGGACCTCTTCAGCGGCCAGCCGCTGTTCCTCATCGGCAAGTTCCACGGCTCGGGCGATGGCCTGCTGCGCATCACCGGCCGCGTCCGCGGGCAGGAGCGCCACTTCGACGTGCCCGTCACCTTCCCCGCCTCCGCGCCGGAGCACGCGTCGCTGCGCAGCCTGTGGGCCCGTCAGCGCATCGAGGAGCTGTCGGTGGAGAACTACCGCGGCGAGAAGCCCGAGGTCGTCCAGGCCATCACCGCCACGGCGCTCCAGTACCGGCTGATGAGCAAGTACACCTCGTTCGTCGCGGTGGAGGAGGTGGCGCGCACGCAGCCGGGTGGCGACACGGTGCGCGAGATGGTGCCGGTGGAGCTGCCCGAGGGCACCTCGTACGCGGGCGTCTTCGGCGAGCTGAGCCGCGAGGAGATTCCGCCCGGGGACCCCATCATCTCCGTGGTCGCCCCGAGGAACGCGCGCCGGGTGACGGCCTACTTCCCCTTCGGCCTGGTGAAGCCCCTCACCTTCGACGCGGCCACGGGCCTGTGGCGGGGCCGCTTCCTGGTGCCCCTCTTCGTGGAGGACGGCTACTACGACGTGCTGGTGGCGGTGGAGATGAGGGACGGCACGGTGCGCCGCCGCGAGGTGCGCTACCGGCTGGACTCCAAGGGCAACGACTTCGAGGTGACGCTGTCCACGCGCGTGCTCGCCCCGGGGCAGGCCCTGCGCCTGGAGGTGGACGCGGTGGAGGCCACCCGCGAGTTGAGCGTCTACGGTGAGCTCTTCGGCGACGAGCAGCTCCTCCTGGAGACGCGCGATGGGCTGCGCTTCTCCCGCGAGCTGGTGGTGCCCGCCGGCACCGAGCCCGGGGAGTACGAGCTGGTGCTCGTGGCCCGTGACGCCGCCGGCAACCGCTTCGAGCGCCGCGAGAAGGTGCGCGTCGCCCTCCGCGTCGAGGAGTGA